In Clostridium sporogenes, one genomic interval encodes:
- a CDS encoding tetratricopeptide repeat protein, producing the protein MEMKSYLAEKLSKMLFLEIKKGKIFEVFKVHVDENIYVPLKSKSLVEEIKQSEDLDNIPIIFFVEGMFFVLGADEDFKFNNEYKNMLDNIPKSEDYIKGRIFEEIKRENYEDAYVLLKGLLKLEESKDVYDRLILILENLRQKDKMYKKEELNIIERAKKIEGYEKPYLYESIIKKEDNDFKVAWHALDKYISMGGEKTTDIIEYKNSLRDILSFEEGKKLIYKNPKEALTKLIPIMNKLEDNPTVYYYVAVAYRMLENYDKAIYYLNKALEIDNGLIDAVNELAINYAALENYDIAIKYLRKAFEVEKSIEICTNLIMCYLNKGDLEQVQNHIDIAKKIDPEDEILKEIEDYLSKHN; encoded by the coding sequence ATGGAAATGAAATCATATTTAGCAGAAAAATTATCTAAAATGTTGTTTTTAGAAATAAAAAAAGGAAAAATATTTGAAGTATTTAAAGTTCATGTAGATGAAAATATATATGTACCACTAAAGTCTAAGAGCTTAGTGGAGGAGATAAAACAAAGTGAAGATTTAGACAACATACCTATTATTTTTTTTGTAGAAGGAATGTTTTTTGTATTAGGAGCAGATGAGGATTTTAAATTTAATAATGAATACAAAAATATGCTAGATAATATACCTAAAAGTGAAGATTATATTAAAGGAAGAATATTTGAAGAAATAAAGAGAGAAAACTATGAAGATGCATATGTATTATTAAAAGGGTTATTGAAATTAGAAGAGAGCAAGGATGTTTATGACAGGTTAATATTAATATTAGAAAATTTAAGACAAAAGGATAAAATGTATAAAAAAGAAGAACTTAACATAATAGAAAGAGCTAAAAAAATAGAAGGGTATGAAAAACCATATTTATATGAATCCATAATAAAAAAAGAAGATAATGATTTTAAAGTAGCCTGGCATGCTTTGGATAAATACATATCAATGGGAGGAGAGAAAACTACAGATATTATAGAATATAAAAATTCATTAAGGGATATATTAAGTTTTGAGGAAGGAAAAAAATTAATATATAAAAATCCTAAAGAAGCTTTAACAAAATTGATACCAATTATGAATAAATTAGAGGATAATCCAACAGTATATTATTATGTAGCAGTAGCCTATAGAATGTTAGAAAATTATGATAAAGCTATATATTATTTAAATAAAGCCTTAGAAATAGATAATGGATTAATTGATGCAGTAAATGAATTAGCAATAAATTATGCAGCCTTAGAAAATTATGATATTGCTATAAAATATTTAAGAAAAGCTTTCGAGGTAGAAAAATCTATAGAAATATGTACTAATCTTATAATGTGCTATTTAAATAAGGGAGACTTAGAGCAAGTACAAAATCATATAGATATTGCTAAAAAAATTGATCCAGAAGATGAAATATTAAAAGAAATTGAAGATTATTTATCAAAACATAACTAA
- the galU gene encoding UTP--glucose-1-phosphate uridylyltransferase GalU: protein MKVKKAIIPAAGLGTRFLPATKAQPKEMLPIVDKPTIQYIIEEAVKSGIEQILIITGRNKRAIEDHFDKSVELEKELEEKGKDEMLSMVKDISNMAEIYYIRQKEPKGLGHAISCAKTFVGNEPFAVMLGDDVVYSDKPCLKQLIKCYNEYQTTIIGVQEVPEEDVHKYGIVKGMFIEDRVYKIKDLVEKPPKEEAPSNMAILGRYIISPAIFDILENTKPGKGGEIQLTDALKTLINKEAMYAYNFEGRRYDVGDKLGFLQATVEYALRREKLNTNFVKYLQQLKNNEEFTALFKIK, encoded by the coding sequence ATGAAAGTTAAAAAGGCCATAATTCCTGCAGCAGGATTGGGAACAAGATTTTTACCTGCAACTAAAGCTCAACCTAAAGAAATGTTACCTATAGTTGATAAACCAACTATACAATATATAATAGAAGAGGCTGTAAAATCTGGTATAGAACAAATATTAATAATAACTGGAAGGAATAAAAGAGCCATAGAAGATCATTTTGATAAATCTGTAGAATTAGAAAAGGAATTGGAAGAAAAAGGTAAAGATGAAATGCTTTCTATGGTTAAAGATATATCTAATATGGCTGAAATATATTATATAAGACAAAAAGAACCTAAAGGATTAGGGCATGCTATAAGTTGTGCTAAAACTTTTGTTGGCAATGAACCCTTTGCAGTAATGTTAGGAGACGATGTAGTTTATAGTGATAAACCTTGCTTGAAGCAACTTATAAAATGCTACAATGAATATCAAACAACTATAATAGGTGTACAAGAAGTACCAGAGGAAGATGTACATAAATATGGTATTGTGAAAGGTATGTTTATAGAAGATAGAGTATATAAAATAAAAGATTTAGTAGAAAAACCACCTAAAGAAGAAGCTCCATCTAATATGGCTATATTAGGGAGATATATTATAAGTCCCGCTATATTTGATATTTTAGAAAATACAAAACCAGGTAAAGGTGGAGAAATACAGCTTACAGATGCATTAAAAACATTGATTAATAAAGAAGCCATGTATGCATATAATTTTGAGGGTAGAAGATATGATGTTGGAGATAAACTAGGATTTCTTCAGGCTACTGTAGAGTATGCACTTAGAAGAGAAAAATTAAATACAAATTTCGTCAAATATCTACAACAATTGAAAAATAATGAAGAATTTACAGCACTATTTAAAATTAAATAA
- a CDS encoding glucosaminidase domain-containing protein, with translation MRNKKYNLMPKIISLFFILFLFSIKVQAISNIGINLKTPIHKGVINDKELNIDGEIKSILKLKSVYLYIDNKKIGQANLNELEFKENTYKTRLKYTKDISSLKNGIHNLRILAIDEQNNKEEKEISINIKRDQEKLETDKNIIQNNLVDTTVKMGSIEKALNIVSNEAKLEKVEVSYNGNVITNGEMAVGKSYVIKGYGNSANGVLYQFWVKDLSTNSWTMIRDYGETNSMTYTPQKSGKYLIGIHVKDKYSKENLDDFIYENYTVTVSKAKLEKVEVSYNGNVITNGEVGVGKSYVIKGYGNSENGVLYQFWVKDLSTNSWTMIRDYGETNSMTYIPQKSGKYLIGIHVKDKYSKENLDDFIYENYDVYISKAKLEKVEVSHNGNVITNGEIVVGKSYVIKGYGNSQNGVLYQFWVKDLSTNSWTMIRDYGETNSMTYIPQKSGKYLIGIHVKDKYSKENLDDFIYENYTATVSKAKLEKVEVSYDGNVITNGEIGVGKSYVIKGYGNSENGVLYQFWIKDLSTNSWAMIRDYGEINSFNYTPAKAGKYLIGIHVKDKYSKENLDDFIYENYDVSISKAKLEKVEVLYNGNVITNGGIGVGKSYVIKGYGNSKNGILYQFWVKDLSTNSWTMIRDYGETNSMTYTPQKSGKYLIGIHVKDKYSKENLDDFIYENYDVSISKAKLEKVEVSYNGNVITNGEIEIGKNYDIKGYGNSKNGILYQFWVKDLYTNSWTMIKDYGEENSINWKPTIGGKYLIGIHVKDKYSIDTLDDHIYENYTILSDKARLEKVEVKLDGNLISNELNIGKTYTIEGNAISKNGVLYQFWVKDLSINSWAMLRDYGESNNITYTPTKGGKYLIGIHVKDKNGKENLDDFEYVEYNVIGSNVNYKKTNYNITLDEIVNKQMENRPAYHTYIPEKNTYEWRYAIIKNGKKGYSTDINGVNWAQSDQQYDYIKSKVKEYMNPTNQIYDSIGQYQFLQLSYYECTTAQQLNSALKGKGVLEGKGQVFIDAGKESNVSPIYLVAHALLETGNGTSTLAKGVVVNGKTVYNLFGIGAVDSDPIGQGAKYAYEQGWFSVDLAIKGGAKWISAGYINNATYKQDTLYKMRWNPSNPTVHQYATDVMWAYNQVGNIKKVIDQLQNVVFNFDVPVYK, from the coding sequence ATGAGAAATAAAAAATATAATTTAATGCCTAAGATTATTTCACTGTTTTTTATATTATTTTTATTTTCTATAAAAGTACAAGCTATATCAAATATAGGCATTAATTTAAAAACACCAATACATAAAGGCGTAATAAATGATAAAGAATTAAATATTGATGGAGAAATAAAATCTATTTTAAAGTTAAAATCAGTATATCTATATATAGATAATAAAAAAATAGGACAAGCTAACTTAAATGAATTAGAATTTAAAGAAAATACATATAAAACTAGATTAAAATATACAAAAGATATTTCTTCTTTGAAAAATGGAATACATAATTTAAGAATCTTAGCTATAGATGAGCAGAATAACAAAGAAGAAAAAGAAATTAGTATAAATATAAAAAGGGACCAAGAAAAATTAGAAACTGATAAAAATATTATACAGAATAATTTGGTAGATACTACTGTAAAGATGGGTAGTATAGAAAAAGCATTAAACATTGTATCTAATGAAGCTAAGCTAGAAAAAGTGGAAGTTTCATATAATGGTAATGTAATAACTAATGGAGAAATGGCAGTTGGAAAAAGCTACGTTATAAAGGGATATGGAAATTCTGCAAATGGAGTATTGTATCAATTTTGGGTAAAGGATTTATCTACAAATAGTTGGACAATGATAAGGGATTATGGAGAAACAAATAGTATGACATATACTCCTCAAAAGAGCGGAAAGTATTTAATAGGGATACATGTAAAGGATAAGTATAGTAAAGAGAATTTAGATGATTTTATATATGAGAATTATACAGTAACTGTAAGTAAAGCTAAGTTAGAAAAAGTAGAGGTTTCATACAATGGTAATGTAATAACTAATGGAGAAGTAGGAGTTGGAAAAAGCTACGTTATAAAGGGATATGGGAATTCTGAAAATGGAGTATTGTATCAATTCTGGGTAAAGGATCTATCTACAAATAGTTGGACAATGATAAGAGATTATGGGGAAACAAATAGTATGACATATATTCCTCAAAAGAGTGGAAAGTATCTGATAGGGATACATGTAAAAGATAAGTATAGTAAAGAGAATTTAGATGATTTTATATATGAGAATTATGATGTGTATATAAGTAAAGCTAAGTTAGAGAAAGTGGAAGTTTCACACAATGGTAATGTAATAACTAATGGAGAAATAGTAGTTGGAAAAAGCTACGTTATAAAAGGATATGGAAATTCTCAAAATGGAGTATTGTATCAATTTTGGGTAAAAGATCTATCTACAAATAGTTGGACAATGATAAGAGATTACGGGGAAACAAATAGTATGACATATATTCCTCAAAAGAGTGGAAAGTATTTAATAGGAATACATGTAAAGGATAAGTATAGTAAAGAGAATTTAGATGATTTTATATATGAGAATTATACAGCAACTGTAAGTAAAGCTAAATTAGAAAAAGTAGAAGTTTCATACGATGGTAATGTAATAACTAATGGAGAAATAGGAGTTGGAAAAAGCTACGTTATAAAAGGATATGGAAATTCTGAAAATGGAGTATTGTATCAATTTTGGATAAAGGATCTATCTACAAACAGTTGGGCAATGATAAGAGACTATGGGGAAATAAATAGTTTTAATTACACACCAGCAAAGGCTGGAAAGTATCTGATAGGAATACATGTAAAAGATAAGTATAGTAAAGAGAATTTAGACGATTTTATATATGAGAATTATGATGTGTCTATAAGTAAAGCTAAACTAGAAAAAGTAGAAGTTTTATACAATGGTAATGTGATAACTAATGGAGGAATAGGAGTCGGAAAAAGTTACGTTATAAAAGGATATGGAAATTCTAAGAATGGGATACTGTATCAATTTTGGGTAAAGGATTTATCTACAAATAGTTGGACAATGATAAGAGATTACGGGGAAACGAATAGTATGACATATACTCCTCAAAAGAGTGGAAAGTATTTAATAGGAATACATGTAAAAGATAAGTATAGTAAAGAGAATTTAGATGATTTTATATATGAGAATTATGATGTGTCTATAAGCAAAGCTAAACTAGAAAAAGTAGAAGTTTCATACAATGGTAATGTAATAACTAATGGTGAAATAGAGATTGGAAAAAATTATGATATAAAAGGATATGGAAATTCTAAGAATGGGATACTGTATCAATTCTGGGTAAAAGATTTATATACAAATAGTTGGACAATGATAAAAGATTATGGAGAAGAGAATAGTATAAATTGGAAACCCACTATTGGTGGAAAATATTTAATAGGAATACATGTAAAGGATAAATATAGTATTGATACATTAGATGATCATATATATGAAAATTATACAATATTGAGTGATAAAGCAAGGTTAGAAAAGGTAGAAGTTAAATTAGATGGAAACTTAATAAGTAATGAATTAAATATAGGAAAGACATATACAATAGAAGGAAATGCTATATCTAAAAATGGAGTACTATATCAATTTTGGGTAAAAGACTTATCTATAAATAGCTGGGCAATGTTAAGGGATTATGGAGAATCAAACAATATAACATATACACCAACAAAGGGTGGAAAATATTTAATAGGAATACATGTAAAAGATAAAAATGGAAAGGAAAATTTAGATGACTTCGAATATGTGGAATATAATGTTATAGGATCAAATGTAAATTATAAAAAGACTAATTATAATATAACATTGGATGAAATAGTAAATAAGCAAATGGAAAATAGACCAGCTTATCATACGTATATACCAGAAAAAAACACTTATGAATGGAGATATGCTATTATAAAGAATGGCAAAAAAGGATATTCTACAGATATAAATGGTGTAAATTGGGCACAGAGTGATCAGCAATATGATTATATAAAATCAAAGGTTAAAGAATATATGAATCCAACTAATCAGATATATGACTCTATTGGGCAGTATCAATTTTTACAGTTAAGTTATTATGAATGTACTACGGCTCAGCAATTAAATAGCGCACTTAAAGGAAAAGGCGTGCTAGAAGGAAAGGGACAAGTATTTATTGATGCAGGAAAAGAAAGTAATGTAAGTCCTATATATTTAGTAGCTCATGCTCTTTTAGAAACAGGAAATGGTACCTCAACTTTAGCTAAAGGTGTAGTTGTAAATGGCAAGACTGTTTATAATCTTTTTGGAATAGGCGCCGTAGACAGTGATCCTATAGGCCAAGGAGCTAAGTATGCTTATGAGCAGGGATGGTTTTCTGTAGATTTAGCTATTAAAGGGGGAGCTAAATGGATTTCAGCAGGATATATAAATAACGCAACATATAAACAAGATACATTATACAAAATGAGATGGAATCCAAGTAATCCAACAGTTCACCAATATGCTACAGACGTAATGTGGGCATATAATCAAGTAGGTAATATAAAAAAAGTAATAGATCAATTACAAAATGTTGTATTTAATTTTGATGTTCCAGTTTATAAATAG
- a CDS encoding N-acetylmuramoyl-L-alanine amidase has product MKNKKYYLVPKIISIFFMLFLFSIKAQAVSNISINLKTPTDQNIINSSELNIDGEIKSILKLKSVYLYIDNENIGQATLSELEFKENTYKTRLKYTKDISSLKNGIHNLRILAIDEQSNKEEKEININIKKNQEKLETDKNIIQNNLVDTTVKMGSIEKALTTVSNEAKLEKVEVSYNGNVITNGEIGVGKSYVIKGYGNSENGVLYQFWVKDLSTNSWTMIRDYGESNSFNYTPTKAGKYLIGIHVKDKYSKENLDDFIYENYTVTVSKAKLEKVEVSYNGNVITNGEIGVGKSYIIKGYGNSANGVLYQFWVKDLSTNSWTMIRDYGEANSMTYTPQKSGKYLIGIHVKDKYSKENLDNFIYENYTVTVSKAKLEKVEVSYNGNVVTNGEIEVGKNYDIKGYGNSANEVLYQFWVKDLSTNSWTMIRDYGETNIFNYTPAKAGKYLIGIHVKDKYSKENLDDFIYENYDVSISKAKLEKVEVSYNGNVVTNGEIGVGKSYVIKGYGNSENGVLYQFWVKDLSTNSWTMIRDYGETNIFNYTPAKAGKYLIGIHVKDKYSKENLDDFIYENYDVSISKAKLEKLEVSYNGNVVTNGEIEVGKNYTIKGYGNSKNGMLYQFWVKDLYTNSWTMIKDYGEENSINWKPTIGGKYLIGIHVKDKYSIDTLDDHIYENYTILSDNARLEKLEVKLDGNLISNNLNVGKTYTIEGSATSKNGMLYQFWVKDLSINSWIMLRDYGESNNITYTPTKSGQYLIGVHVKDKNSKESLDDFKYNQYSIIGYNKTVIVDAGHGGYDSGAVGPTGVKEKDVTLKVALKLGKILENNGVNVIYTRTSDNVSWPSNESQDLAARVAIANSNNTDLYVSIHANSFNGSANGTETYYYSGSAKGKEAAEAVQKELVNAIGLYDRGTKTAGYYVLKNTISPSILVELGFIDNRNEEILLNSDWFQEKCAEAIAKGILSTSFM; this is encoded by the coding sequence ATGAAGAATAAAAAATATTATTTAGTACCTAAGATTATTTCAATATTTTTTATGTTATTTTTATTTTCTATAAAAGCACAAGCTGTATCGAATATAAGTATTAATTTAAAAACACCAACAGATCAAAACATAATAAATAGCAGTGAGTTAAATATTGATGGAGAAATAAAATCTATTCTGAAGTTAAAATCAGTATATTTATATATAGATAATGAAAATATAGGACAAGCCACTTTAAGTGAATTAGAATTTAAAGAAAATACATATAAAACTAGGTTAAAATATACAAAAGATATTTCTTCTTTGAAAAATGGAATACATAATTTAAGAATTTTAGCTATAGATGAACAGAGCAACAAAGAAGAAAAAGAAATTAATATAAATATAAAAAAGAATCAAGAAAAATTAGAAACTGATAAAAATATTATACAGAATAATTTGGTAGATACTACTGTAAAGATGGGTAGTATAGAAAAGGCATTAACCACTGTATCTAATGAAGCTAAACTAGAAAAAGTAGAGGTTTCATATAATGGTAATGTAATAACTAATGGAGAAATAGGAGTTGGAAAAAGCTACGTTATAAAAGGATATGGAAATTCTGAAAATGGAGTATTGTATCAATTTTGGGTAAAGGATCTATCTACAAATAGTTGGACAATGATAAGAGATTATGGAGAATCAAATAGTTTTAATTACACACCAACAAAGGCTGGAAAGTATCTGATAGGAATACATGTAAAAGATAAGTATAGTAAAGAGAATTTAGATGATTTTATATATGAGAATTATACAGTAACTGTAAGTAAAGCTAAATTAGAAAAAGTAGAAGTTTCATATAATGGTAATGTAATAACTAATGGAGAAATAGGAGTTGGAAAAAGCTATATTATAAAAGGATATGGAAATTCTGCAAATGGAGTATTGTATCAGTTTTGGGTAAAGGATTTATCTACAAACAGTTGGACAATGATAAGAGATTACGGGGAAGCAAATAGTATGACATATACCCCTCAAAAGAGTGGAAAGTATTTAATAGGAATACATGTAAAAGATAAGTATAGTAAAGAGAATTTAGATAATTTTATATATGAGAATTATACAGTAACTGTAAGTAAAGCTAAATTAGAAAAAGTAGAAGTTTCATATAATGGTAATGTGGTAACTAATGGTGAAATAGAGGTTGGAAAAAATTATGATATAAAAGGATATGGAAATTCTGCAAATGAAGTATTGTATCAATTTTGGGTGAAGGATCTATCTACAAACAGTTGGACAATGATAAGAGATTACGGAGAAACAAATATTTTTAATTACACACCAGCAAAGGCTGGAAAGTATCTGATAGGAATACATGTAAAAGATAAGTATAGTAAAGAGAATTTAGATGATTTTATATATGAAAATTATGATGTGTCTATAAGCAAAGCTAAACTAGAAAAAGTAGAGGTTTCATACAATGGTAATGTGGTAACTAATGGAGAAATAGGAGTTGGAAAAAGCTACGTTATAAAGGGATATGGAAATTCTGAAAATGGAGTATTGTATCAATTTTGGGTAAAGGATCTATCTACAAACAGTTGGACAATGATAAGAGATTACGGAGAAACAAATATTTTTAATTACACACCAGCAAAGGCTGGAAAGTATCTGATAGGAATACATGTAAAAGATAAGTATAGTAAAGAGAATTTAGATGATTTTATATATGAGAATTATGATGTGTCTATAAGTAAAGCTAAACTAGAAAAGCTAGAGGTTTCATACAATGGTAATGTGGTAACTAATGGTGAAATAGAGGTTGGAAAAAATTATACTATAAAAGGATATGGAAATTCTAAGAATGGAATGCTGTATCAATTCTGGGTAAAAGATTTATATACAAATAGTTGGACAATGATAAAAGATTATGGAGAAGAGAATAGTATAAATTGGAAACCTACTATTGGTGGAAAATATTTAATAGGAATACATGTAAAGGATAAATATAGTATCGATACATTAGATGATCATATATATGAGAATTATACAATATTGAGTGATAATGCAAGGCTAGAAAAGTTAGAAGTTAAATTAGATGGAAACTTAATAAGTAATAATTTAAATGTAGGAAAGACATATACAATAGAAGGAAGTGCTACATCTAAAAATGGAATGCTATATCAATTTTGGGTAAAAGACTTATCTATAAACAGTTGGATAATGTTAAGGGATTATGGAGAATCAAATAATATAACATATACACCAACAAAGAGTGGACAATATTTAATAGGGGTACATGTAAAAGATAAGAATAGCAAGGAAAGCTTAGATGATTTTAAATACAATCAATATAGCATTATAGGTTATAATAAAACAGTAATTGTTGATGCAGGACATGGAGGATATGATAGTGGCGCTGTAGGACCAACTGGTGTTAAAGAAAAGGATGTCACTTTAAAAGTAGCCTTAAAGTTAGGAAAAATTTTAGAAAATAATGGGGTAAACGTTATTTATACTAGAACTAGTGATAATGTATCTTGGCCTTCAAATGAATCACAAGATTTAGCAGCTAGAGTGGCCATTGCAAATAGCAATAATACAGATCTATATGTAAGTATACATGCTAATAGTTTTAATGGATCAGCGAATGGAACAGAAACATATTATTATAGTGGAAGTGCAAAGGGAAAAGAAGCTGCAGAAGCAGTACAAAAAGAACTTGTAAATGCTATTGGTTTGTACGATAGAGGAACAAAAACAGCAGGATATTATGTTTTAAAAAATACTATAAGCCCATCTATATTGGTTGAGTTAGGCTTTATAGATAATAGAAATGAAGAAATTCTTTTAAATTCTGATTGGTTCCAAGAAAAGTGTGCAGAAGCTATTGCTAAAGGAATATTATCAACTAGTTTTATGTAA